In Synechocystis sp. PCC 6714, the following are encoded in one genomic region:
- a CDS encoding HAD family hydrolase, whose amino-acid sequence MVSITVQGKTFTHIQALIFDKDGTLENSKVYLEKLTVARLALLEQEIPKPNFGDRLAGAFGFDRSNEQLDPGGLMAVGSRRDNIIAAASYIAEQGYGWFESLDMANSCFDEADRQIIANGDTCPMFPGVEKSLQFWQSQGVKVAILSAARQWSVERFIRDHKLESLVDVAKGSDQGLSKPDPALYLLTCQELNVTPEQTLMIGDAQGDITMAKGAGAQGAIAIHWPGYAMGNLLGADATITNLQEIRPQVLISSIPSP is encoded by the coding sequence TTGGTCAGCATCACCGTTCAAGGCAAAACCTTTACCCATATCCAAGCCCTCATTTTCGATAAGGACGGTACCCTAGAGAATTCCAAAGTGTATCTGGAAAAACTCACCGTGGCTCGGTTAGCGTTATTGGAGCAAGAAATACCAAAACCCAATTTTGGCGATCGCCTGGCGGGGGCCTTTGGTTTTGACCGTAGCAATGAACAATTGGATCCGGGGGGATTGATGGCGGTGGGCAGTCGCCGGGATAACATTATTGCCGCCGCTAGCTACATTGCCGAACAGGGCTATGGCTGGTTTGAAAGTTTAGATATGGCCAATAGTTGTTTTGATGAGGCCGACCGCCAAATTATTGCCAATGGCGACACCTGTCCCATGTTCCCCGGGGTGGAAAAAAGTCTTCAATTTTGGCAAAGCCAAGGGGTCAAAGTTGCTATCCTTTCCGCTGCCCGCCAATGGAGTGTGGAACGATTTATTCGTGATCATAAATTGGAAAGTCTGGTGGATGTGGCCAAGGGTTCTGACCAGGGATTAAGTAAGCCCGATCCAGCTCTGTACCTTTTAACTTGCCAGGAATTGAACGTTACACCAGAGCAAACCCTAATGATTGGGGATGCCCAGGGGGATATCACCATGGCCAAGGGGGCCGGGGCCCAGGGGGCGATCGCCATTCATTGGCCCGGCTACGCCATGGGGAACCTGTTAGGGGCCGATGCCACTATCACCAATTTGCAAGAAATTCGGCCCCAAGTCTTGATTAGCTCAATTCCTTCCCCCTAG
- the pcrA gene encoding DNA helicase PcrA, whose amino-acid sequence MPMTVVPDYLAHLNPSQRRAVEHFCGPLLVVAGAGSGKTRALTYRIAHLIRQHHINPENILAVTFTNKAAKEMKERLEKIFAQAWAQQEFNQRWELLGEYEQKQLLSKVYKKVTKPLWIGTFHSLCSRILRYDIDKYRDESGRTWTKKFSIFDENDVQSLFKTIVTKDMDLDEKQFNPKSIRYQVSNAKNLGQSPSDYLRENHSYKGRVIAEVYQAYQNQLAANNALDFDDLILVPTRLFQQNESILGYWHRKFNHILVDEYQDTNRIQYDLIRLLSTNGEDRRSEWDWRGRSTFVVGDADQSIYSFRMADFTILLNFQEDFGDRLGDGETATMVKLEENYRSRENILEAANHLIEHNSQRIDKVLKPTRSGGDDIILYQADDERDESRFVINKILTLKKNNPELSFGDFAILYRTNAQSRAFEEQLLNNNIRYNIVGGFRFYDRQEIKDAIAYLRVLVNPADTVSLLRIINTPRRGIGKSTIEGFVNASKELDIPLWEIITDETSVNTLAGRSAKKTLQFARMLQEIQGQIGDLSASEALNLVLEKSNYVEDLKQKGTEEADNRLANLGELDNAVRQFEAESEDPSLVEFLASASLTSDLDDLEESGDEVSLMTLHSAKGLEFPVVFLVGLEQGTCPHARSLNDPLDLEEERRLCYVGITRAQENLFLTYARMRYVWGSLETKIPSQFLQELPPDLLADGSMGRKTSSSKFQSDPRGPSIAQKQARNKAGSQSTKAPPPASSLVWNVGDRVIHKNFGEGVVTHILGKGHKGNLGIKFPGIGVKIIDPSFAPLQRP is encoded by the coding sequence CCAGAAAATATTTTGGCGGTAACCTTCACCAATAAGGCCGCCAAAGAAATGAAAGAACGCTTGGAGAAAATTTTTGCCCAGGCTTGGGCCCAACAGGAGTTTAACCAACGGTGGGAATTACTGGGGGAATACGAACAAAAACAATTGCTTTCCAAAGTATATAAAAAAGTTACTAAACCTTTGTGGATCGGCACTTTCCACAGTCTCTGTTCCCGCATTCTCCGCTATGACATTGATAAATATCGGGACGAAAGTGGTCGTACTTGGACGAAAAAATTTTCTATTTTTGATGAAAATGACGTGCAAAGTTTGTTCAAGACCATTGTTACTAAGGATATGGATTTGGACGAAAAGCAATTCAACCCTAAAAGTATCCGTTACCAGGTGAGCAATGCCAAAAACCTTGGCCAGTCTCCGAGTGACTATCTACGGGAAAATCACAGTTATAAAGGTAGAGTTATTGCCGAAGTTTACCAGGCTTACCAAAATCAATTGGCGGCCAATAATGCCCTAGATTTTGATGATTTAATCCTTGTGCCGACCCGTTTATTTCAACAAAATGAGAGCATTTTAGGCTACTGGCACCGAAAATTTAATCATATTTTGGTGGATGAATATCAAGATACCAACCGTATCCAGTATGATCTAATTCGTTTGCTCAGCACCAACGGAGAAGACCGACGGTCGGAGTGGGATTGGCGGGGGCGTTCCACTTTTGTTGTAGGGGATGCGGACCAGTCCATTTACAGCTTCCGGATGGCAGACTTTACCATTTTGCTCAATTTCCAAGAGGATTTTGGCGATCGCCTGGGGGATGGGGAAACGGCCACCATGGTCAAACTGGAGGAAAATTACCGTTCCCGGGAAAATATCCTAGAGGCAGCGAACCATTTAATTGAGCATAATAGCCAACGGATCGACAAGGTCCTAAAACCAACCCGGAGCGGCGGGGATGACATTATTCTTTACCAAGCGGATGACGAAAGGGATGAGTCTCGTTTTGTGATTAATAAAATTCTGACCCTAAAGAAAAATAATCCCGAATTAAGTTTTGGTGATTTTGCCATTTTGTATCGCACCAATGCCCAATCCCGTGCCTTTGAGGAACAGTTATTAAATAATAATATTCGCTACAACATTGTCGGTGGTTTTCGCTTTTACGATCGCCAGGAAATTAAGGATGCCATTGCTTACCTCCGGGTGTTGGTTAATCCCGCGGATACCGTTAGTCTTTTACGTATTATCAATACTCCCCGGCGGGGCATCGGCAAATCCACCATTGAAGGTTTTGTTAATGCCTCCAAGGAGTTAGACATTCCCCTGTGGGAAATTATCACCGATGAAACCTCTGTGAATACCCTAGCCGGGCGATCGGCCAAGAAAACCCTCCAATTTGCCCGCATGCTCCAGGAGATCCAAGGTCAGATTGGCGACCTTTCCGCATCGGAAGCCCTCAATTTGGTGTTGGAAAAGTCTAACTATGTGGAAGATTTGAAACAAAAAGGTACCGAAGAAGCGGATAACCGTCTAGCGAATCTGGGGGAATTGGACAATGCGGTACGACAGTTTGAAGCGGAAAGTGAGGACCCCAGCCTAGTGGAATTTTTGGCTTCAGCATCCCTCACCTCTGACCTTGATGATCTCGAGGAATCCGGGGATGAAGTTTCCCTCATGACCCTCCACTCCGCCAAAGGTTTGGAATTTCCGGTGGTATTTTTGGTGGGTTTAGAACAGGGCACTTGTCCCCACGCCCGCAGTTTAAATGATCCTTTAGATCTGGAGGAGGAACGCCGTTTATGTTACGTGGGCATTACCCGGGCCCAGGAAAATCTCTTTTTAACCTATGCCCGCATGCGTTATGTCTGGGGGTCTTTGGAAACTAAAATCCCCTCCCAATTCCTACAGGAATTACCGCCGGACTTACTTGCCGATGGCTCCATGGGTCGCAAAACTTCCTCCAGTAAATTCCAGTCTGACCCTAGGGGACCTTCCATTGCCCAAAAACAAGCCCGGAACAAGGCTGGTTCCCAGTCGACTAAGGCACCCCCGCCCGCTTCAAGTCTGGTCTGGAACGTTGGCGATCGGGTAATACACAAAAATTTTGGTGAAGGGGTGGTGACCCACATCTTAGGCAAGGGCCACAAAGGCAATTTAGGGATCAAATTCCCCGGCATCGGAGTAAAAATCATTGACCCTAGTTTTGCTCCCCTCCAGCGTCCTTAA
- the cobQ gene encoding cobyric acid synthase CobQ yields the protein MKAIMVVGTTSHAGKSFLTTALCRLLHRRGHRVTPFKGQNMALNAFVTVDGWEMGHAQAVQAWAAQTVPQVTMNPILLKPQGDMTSQVIMLGQVVGITRAQEYYQHYFNRGWQAIADSLETLGQQFDVVVCEGAGSPAEINLKHRDLTNMRVAKHLQAATILIADIDRGGVFAHVVGTLQLLEPEERALIKGIVINKFRGQRSLLDSGVSWLEEYTGIPVLGVIPYGQNLFSAEDSLDLLERSRRPSQGDIRIVVLRLPRIANFTDFEPLEVETGVYVDYLPLEKNLGQPDVVIIPGTKTTIADLQALQHSGMGAQIKAYAQAGGMVMGICGGYQILGHTISDPEAVEGDIGSYPGLGLLPIETLITSPKITRQCVTTAHFPQWGLPITGYEIHQGRSQWLGPSQDFLAMFDQEDLGMVNQAQNLWGCYLHGLFDNGAWRRSWLNNVRQRKGLEPLTTHIGNYQQQREEMLDSLADFVETHVNLDPIFGLLRT from the coding sequence GCAATTATGGTGGTGGGTACCACATCCCACGCAGGTAAATCATTTTTGACCACCGCTTTGTGTCGCCTGCTCCACCGTCGAGGCCATCGGGTAACGCCTTTCAAAGGTCAGAATATGGCCCTTAATGCCTTTGTTACTGTGGATGGATGGGAAATGGGCCATGCCCAAGCAGTGCAGGCCTGGGCCGCCCAAACGGTTCCCCAAGTGACAATGAATCCCATTCTGCTCAAGCCCCAGGGGGATATGACTTCCCAGGTAATCATGTTGGGCCAAGTGGTAGGCATAACCCGGGCCCAGGAATATTATCAGCACTACTTTAACCGGGGTTGGCAGGCGATCGCCGACTCGTTGGAGACCCTAGGGCAGCAATTTGATGTAGTGGTGTGCGAAGGGGCCGGCAGTCCAGCGGAAATTAACCTCAAACACCGGGATCTAACTAATATGCGGGTGGCCAAGCATCTCCAAGCGGCCACCATTCTGATTGCCGACATCGACCGGGGTGGCGTCTTTGCCCATGTCGTGGGCACGTTGCAACTATTGGAACCCGAAGAAAGGGCTTTGATTAAAGGCATTGTCATCAACAAATTTCGGGGCCAGCGTTCCCTGTTGGACAGCGGTGTTAGTTGGCTGGAGGAATATACGGGCATTCCCGTATTGGGAGTGATTCCCTATGGGCAAAATCTTTTCTCTGCGGAAGATTCCCTTGATTTACTAGAAAGAAGTCGTCGTCCCAGCCAAGGGGATATTCGCATAGTGGTGCTCCGCTTGCCCCGCATTGCCAACTTCACTGATTTTGAACCCTTGGAAGTAGAAACCGGTGTTTATGTCGATTATCTCCCCCTGGAAAAAAATCTTGGTCAGCCCGATGTAGTTATCATTCCCGGCACCAAAACTACGATCGCCGATCTGCAAGCCTTACAACACAGTGGCATGGGGGCGCAAATTAAGGCCTACGCCCAAGCCGGGGGCATGGTAATGGGCATTTGTGGCGGTTACCAAATTTTGGGGCACACCATTAGCGATCCGGAGGCAGTGGAAGGCGATATCGGCAGTTACCCTGGTTTGGGACTCTTACCCATAGAAACTTTAATTACCTCCCCAAAAATTACCCGTCAATGTGTGACAACAGCCCATTTTCCCCAATGGGGTTTACCCATTACAGGTTATGAAATACACCAAGGCCGCAGTCAATGGTTAGGCCCAAGCCAAGATTTCCTGGCCATGTTTGACCAAGAAGATTTGGGCATGGTCAATCAAGCACAAAACCTTTGGGGATGCTACCTCCACGGCTTATTTGATAACGGTGCCTGGCGGCGGAGTTGGCTAAATAATGTACGCCAGAGAAAGGGTTTAGAGCCATTAACAACTCACATTGGCAACTATCAGCAACAACGGGAAGAGATGTTAGATTCATTGGCGGATTTTGTCGAAACCCATGTCAACCTCGATCCCATTTTTGGGCTTCTTCGGACATGA
- the ureC gene encoding urease subunit alpha produces the protein MSYRMDRHSYAHTFGPTVGDKVRLADTELFIEVEQDYTTYGDEVKFGGGKVVRDGMGQSPLSRAEGAVDVVITNALILDWWGIVKADVGIKDGRICAIGKAGNPHIQDKVSIIIGPSTEAIAGEGMILTAGGIDAHVHFICPQQIETAIASGITTLVGGGTGPTTGTNATTCTPGAWNIHRMLQAADAFPVNLGFLGKGNGSQPAALAEQIRAGAIGLKLHEDWGTTPATIDTCLSVAEDYDVQVAIHTDTLNEAGFVETTIAALKNRVIHTYHTEGAGGGHAPDIIKICGELNVLPSSTNPTRPYTVNTLEEHLDMLMHCHHLDPDIAEDVAFAESRIRRETIAAEDILHDLGAFSIISSDSQAMGRVGEVVCRTWQTAHKMKVQRGSLIGERGNNDNLRAKRYVAKYTINPAITHGIAEEIGSVEVGKLADLCLWNPAFFGVKPELVIKGGMVAYAQMGDANASIPSPQPVHMQPMFASYGGAIAATSVTFVSQKAAKKDIGERLGLQKPVVAVKNIRQLTKRDLKLNDYLPHIEVDPETYEVRADGELLTCEPAIVLPMAQRYFLF, from the coding sequence ATGAGCTATCGGATGGACCGCCACAGCTACGCCCACACCTTTGGCCCGACGGTGGGGGATAAAGTCCGGTTAGCCGATACAGAATTATTTATCGAGGTGGAACAGGACTATACCACCTATGGTGATGAGGTCAAGTTTGGCGGCGGTAAGGTGGTGCGGGATGGCATGGGACAATCTCCCTTAAGCCGGGCGGAGGGGGCGGTGGATGTGGTAATTACCAACGCCCTAATTCTCGATTGGTGGGGCATCGTCAAAGCCGATGTGGGCATTAAAGATGGGCGCATCTGTGCCATTGGCAAAGCGGGAAATCCCCATATTCAAGACAAGGTTTCCATCATCATTGGCCCCAGCACCGAGGCGATCGCTGGAGAGGGCATGATCCTAACAGCGGGAGGCATTGACGCCCATGTGCATTTTATTTGCCCCCAGCAAATTGAAACGGCCATAGCTTCGGGGATTACCACCCTAGTGGGGGGGGGCACTGGGCCAACGACGGGCACCAATGCCACCACTTGTACTCCCGGGGCATGGAATATTCACCGTATGTTACAGGCGGCCGATGCTTTCCCCGTTAACCTCGGTTTTTTGGGTAAAGGCAATGGCAGTCAGCCAGCGGCCTTAGCAGAACAAATCAGGGCCGGGGCGATCGGTCTCAAACTCCATGAGGATTGGGGCACCACCCCGGCAACCATCGATACCTGTTTGAGCGTAGCGGAAGATTATGACGTTCAAGTGGCGATCCACACCGACACCCTCAATGAAGCAGGGTTTGTGGAAACCACCATTGCCGCCCTGAAAAATCGTGTCATTCACACCTACCACACCGAAGGGGCCGGTGGTGGCCACGCGCCGGACATCATCAAAATTTGTGGAGAGTTGAACGTCCTTCCCTCCTCCACCAATCCCACCCGGCCCTACACGGTCAATACCCTGGAAGAACACCTAGACATGTTGATGCATTGTCACCACCTCGATCCCGATATTGCAGAAGATGTGGCCTTTGCTGAATCCCGTATCCGGAGGGAAACCATTGCGGCGGAAGATATTTTGCACGATTTGGGAGCTTTCAGCATTATTTCCTCCGATTCCCAAGCCATGGGGCGGGTGGGGGAAGTGGTCTGTCGCACCTGGCAAACGGCCCACAAAATGAAGGTGCAACGGGGCTCTCTAATTGGTGAAAGGGGAAATAACGATAATCTCCGGGCTAAGCGGTACGTGGCCAAGTACACCATCAACCCTGCCATTACCCACGGCATTGCTGAGGAAATTGGTTCGGTGGAAGTGGGCAAATTGGCAGACCTGTGCCTTTGGAATCCAGCCTTTTTTGGAGTTAAACCGGAATTAGTCATTAAGGGGGGCATGGTGGCCTACGCCCAGATGGGGGATGCCAATGCTAGTATTCCCTCCCCTCAGCCGGTGCATATGCAACCCATGTTTGCCAGTTATGGCGGGGCGATCGCCGCTACGAGTGTCACCTTTGTGTCCCAGAAAGCGGCCAAAAAAGATATTGGGGAAAGGTTGGGACTGCAAAAACCAGTGGTGGCGGTGAAAAATATTCGTCAGTTAACGAAACGGGATTTAAAACTAAACGATTATTTGCCCCACATTGAGGTGGATCCGGAAACCTACGAGGTGCGGGCCGATGGGGAATTACTCACCTGTGAACCGGCCATAGTGCTACCCATGGCCCAACGCTATTTTCTGTTTTAG
- a CDS encoding 2TM domain-containing protein: MPPRWPRKPDRNDPSFRRLDDRMNFAVHVAIFLAINSGLWFFHNLNRAEWPWLTPLSAIWLGVLLMHLLYIAFIADYSPSTSKS, translated from the coding sequence ATGCCCCCCCGTTGGCCCCGTAAACCCGACCGTAATGATCCCTCCTTTCGTCGTTTGGACGACCGCATGAACTTCGCTGTCCACGTGGCCATTTTCTTAGCTATCAATTCCGGTTTGTGGTTTTTCCACAATTTAAACCGGGCCGAATGGCCTTGGTTAACCCCCCTTTCCGCCATTTGGTTAGGGGTTTTGCTTATGCATCTGTTGTATATTGCCTTCATTGCCGATTATTCCCCTTCCACCAGTAAGAGTTAG
- a CDS encoding class I SAM-dependent methyltransferase yields the protein MQCRVCDSTRLDLAIDLGEQPWCNHFLTPAEVGQEPYYPLRVLYCQDCGTVQLDYTVKKEIMFGDHTYLSGVTKSLSDHFAKVAQEVDERFFADTPGKSVLDIGSNDGTQLKHFQALGYDVLGVESSKTTAKIANDAGVPTLNDFFNLDVVEKLGRKFSAINAAGVFFHLEELHSVTEGIREALAEDGVFVVQFLYMKRIVENLAFDQIYHEHLLYYNLQTIEVLLNRHGLSMFDAYLAPIHGGSIVGFVTHQGKRQPTERLQAMRQAEIDEKSNDYQTYLDFAQRIETMKAENLAYLDQAKQAGKTIWGFGAPVKGNTLLNYFGIGTQYLDYLVEKNELRRGLVSPGMHIPLLIEKELTSLPDIYYVLAWNFKREILANNQHLIDQGVEFFFPVNPSDA from the coding sequence ATGCAGTGCCGTGTTTGCGATTCTACCCGTCTGGATTTGGCGATCGATTTGGGAGAACAACCCTGGTGCAACCATTTTCTCACCCCGGCGGAAGTAGGCCAGGAACCCTACTATCCCCTGAGAGTGTTATATTGCCAGGACTGCGGCACCGTGCAGTTGGACTATACCGTTAAAAAAGAAATTATGTTCGGGGACCACACCTATCTATCCGGTGTGACCAAATCCCTCAGTGATCACTTTGCCAAAGTGGCCCAGGAGGTGGACGAACGCTTTTTTGCCGATACCCCTGGAAAATCAGTGCTGGACATTGGTTCCAACGACGGTACCCAGTTAAAGCATTTCCAAGCCCTGGGCTATGACGTGTTGGGGGTAGAGTCCTCCAAAACCACCGCCAAAATTGCCAATGATGCCGGCGTTCCCACCCTCAATGATTTTTTCAATCTTGATGTGGTAGAAAAGTTGGGGCGTAAGTTTTCTGCCATTAATGCGGCGGGGGTATTTTTCCATCTGGAAGAACTCCATTCCGTCACGGAAGGAATCCGGGAAGCGTTGGCGGAAGACGGAGTGTTTGTGGTGCAGTTTCTTTATATGAAACGCATTGTGGAAAACCTGGCTTTTGACCAGATTTACCATGAGCATTTGTTGTACTATAATCTCCAAACCATTGAAGTGCTGCTCAATCGCCATGGGCTATCCATGTTCGACGCTTACTTGGCCCCCATTCACGGTGGTTCCATTGTCGGTTTTGTCACCCACCAGGGCAAACGGCAACCTACGGAACGTTTACAGGCAATGCGTCAAGCGGAGATCGATGAAAAAAGTAATGATTACCAAACCTATCTTGATTTTGCCCAACGCATTGAAACTATGAAGGCGGAAAACCTTGCCTATTTGGACCAAGCCAAGCAGGCGGGTAAAACCATTTGGGGCTTTGGCGCTCCGGTGAAAGGGAATACATTGCTCAATTATTTTGGCATTGGTACTCAATATTTAGACTATTTGGTGGAAAAAAATGAGTTACGGCGGGGATTAGTTTCCCCGGGCATGCACATTCCCCTACTAATTGAAAAAGAGCTGACCAGTTTACCGGACATCTACTACGTCCTAGCATGGAACTTCAAAAGGGAAATTTTGGCCAATAACCAACATTTAATCGACCAAGGAGTGGAATTTTTCTTCCCCGTTAACCCCTCTGATGCGTAA